The following are encoded together in the Burkholderiaceae bacterium DAT-1 genome:
- the msbA gene encoding lipid A export permease/ATP-binding protein MsbA, with amino-acid sequence MNTRDLYLRILGYFRPYAGIATGTTLAVAIASATDVLLVKQLGTVIDAFDSSRLMPNAVSTASSLDWLSHWLVLDPRQAALWSIPAVIFFLTCIRMLASFSGEYGSAWLQSRVQHDLRDQLFRHVLTLPNRYFDNTSTGLTLSKIAFDVNQMSQAGLNVLNTVIKDGVAVIGYLAVMLNKDWQLMMLVLILAPCVGLIVNVAGKRLRKLGHDAQSSFGEMTRVLDEIIGGQRVVKIFGGQRYEADRFNTVANRVRSLTVKQASTAAINSGLIMLLIGAVLSIIIYFALSRARQGHLSPGDFVAFMGALLAIQGPVKSLTKLNEPLQKGLAAAESAFDLLKVSGEVDTGKTTILRTRGELLFDAIAFHYTPDIEDSRPALKQVSLAIPAGETVALVGASGSGKTTIANLLPRFYDPSAGRILLDGIDIRDMPLSDLRRQIALVSQDVVLFNDTIAANIAYGDPAPDLDKVITAGKAAFAHEFIERMPDGYHTLIGENGTRLSGGQRQRLAIARAIYKDAPLLILDEATSALDTESERQVQAALDILMKGRTTLVIAHRLSTIEQADRIVVMQSGEIIESGNHASLLQTGGAYADLYNLQFRSKDAG; translated from the coding sequence GTGAACACACGCGATCTCTACCTGCGCATCCTCGGCTATTTCCGTCCCTACGCAGGTATTGCCACAGGCACCACACTCGCTGTCGCCATCGCATCTGCTACCGATGTATTACTGGTGAAACAGTTAGGCACGGTCATCGATGCATTCGATAGCTCTCGGCTCATGCCGAATGCAGTCAGTACAGCATCCTCTCTGGATTGGCTGTCACACTGGCTGGTACTCGACCCGCGCCAGGCTGCGCTGTGGAGCATACCTGCCGTCATCTTTTTTCTGACGTGTATACGCATGCTGGCCAGCTTTAGCGGCGAATACGGCAGCGCCTGGCTGCAAAGCCGCGTGCAACATGATTTGCGCGATCAATTATTTCGCCACGTCCTCACGCTGCCTAACCGCTATTTTGACAACACATCGACCGGTCTGACCCTGTCAAAAATTGCATTTGACGTCAACCAGATGTCTCAGGCGGGCTTAAACGTCCTCAATACGGTTATCAAGGATGGTGTGGCGGTAATTGGCTATCTGGCCGTCATGCTGAACAAAGACTGGCAATTGATGATGCTGGTACTGATTCTGGCACCCTGTGTGGGTTTGATCGTCAATGTCGCAGGCAAGCGTCTGCGCAAGCTTGGACATGATGCGCAATCGAGCTTTGGCGAGATGACCCGCGTGCTCGACGAAATTATTGGCGGACAGCGCGTGGTCAAGATTTTTGGCGGGCAGCGCTACGAAGCGGATCGCTTCAACACGGTTGCCAACCGCGTGCGTAGCCTGACGGTGAAGCAAGCATCTACGGCTGCTATTAACTCCGGCCTGATCATGCTGCTGATTGGTGCGGTGCTGTCGATCATCATTTACTTTGCGCTGAGCCGTGCGCGTCAGGGCCATTTGTCACCCGGCGATTTTGTGGCATTTATGGGCGCCTTGCTGGCAATTCAGGGGCCCGTCAAAAGTCTGACCAAACTGAACGAGCCGCTGCAAAAAGGCCTTGCCGCAGCTGAGTCCGCCTTCGATCTGCTCAAAGTCTCCGGCGAAGTCGACACAGGCAAGACTACGATCCTGCGTACGCGTGGCGAGCTGCTCTTTGATGCCATCGCGTTCCATTACACGCCAGATATCGAGGATAGCCGTCCGGCACTCAAGCAAGTATCCCTCGCTATCCCTGCGGGTGAGACGGTCGCTTTGGTGGGAGCATCGGGCAGCGGCAAAACCACGATTGCCAATCTGCTGCCGCGCTTCTACGATCCGTCAGCAGGCCGCATCCTTCTGGATGGTATCGATATTCGCGACATGCCCCTGTCCGATTTGCGCCGCCAGATTGCGCTGGTGTCACAGGATGTCGTGCTGTTTAACGATACGATCGCCGCCAATATTGCCTATGGCGATCCCGCGCCGGATCTGGATAAGGTGATCACTGCAGGCAAAGCGGCTTTTGCACACGAATTCATCGAACGCATGCCGGATGGCTACCATACGCTCATCGGTGAAAATGGCACACGTCTATCCGGCGGTCAGCGCCAGCGTCTCGCGATTGCCCGTGCCATTTACAAAGATGCGCCACTCCTGATTCTGGATGAGGCCACCTCTGCACTGGACACAGAATCGGAGCGGCAAGTTCAGGCAGCGCTGGATATTCTGATGAAGGGTCGGACAACACTGGTGATCGCGCACCGGCTCAGTACCATCGAGCAAGCCGACCGCATCGTCGTGATGCAATCTGGCGAGATCATTGAAAGTGGCAATCATGCCAGCCTGCTTCAAACCGGCGGTGCCTATGCCGACTTGTACAACCTGCAGTTCCGGAGCAAGGACGCAGGCTGA
- a CDS encoding GNAT family N-acetyltransferase — MKVCTARHARLPVVGYLSQNGVHDCPDKIFPVMSLPGGMFYRGDPAQEHFQWLDAHILFAETAHFVRFLYFVDPYIVQSGHVAGRMAPAVLQVRKATKRKSPPVVDVIYVIPELRRKGIATLLVNMAQEKFPNLSLDGNLSPDGAAFFGYQLPKQHRAA; from the coding sequence ATGAAAGTATGCACCGCGAGACATGCACGACTGCCTGTTGTTGGCTATTTAAGCCAGAATGGTGTGCATGATTGCCCTGATAAAATCTTTCCGGTGATGTCGTTGCCAGGCGGGATGTTTTATCGGGGTGATCCGGCGCAAGAGCATTTTCAATGGCTTGATGCGCATATCCTCTTTGCCGAGACTGCCCACTTTGTCCGTTTCTTGTATTTCGTCGATCCATATATTGTGCAATCGGGGCATGTAGCCGGGCGTATGGCGCCTGCAGTCTTGCAGGTTCGCAAGGCGACTAAGCGCAAGTCACCTCCTGTTGTGGATGTGATCTATGTGATTCCAGAGTTGCGACGCAAGGGAATTGCAACCTTGCTGGTGAATATGGCGCAGGAAAAATTCCCCAATCTGTCACTTGATGGCAATCTGAGTCCTGACGGAGCTGCTTTTTTTGGGTACCAGCTGCCAAAACAACATCGGGCGGCATGA
- the polA gene encoding DNA polymerase I, whose translation MTATTLLLIDGSSYLYRAFHALPDLRNSAGTPTGALYGMISMLKRLQKEIPADFVACVFDAKGKTFRDDLYPDYKAHRPPMPDDLRAQIEPIHQAVAALGLPILMVDGVEADDVIGTLARQGDASGMQVIISTGDKDMAQLVTPGVRLVNTMSNEVLDEAGVEAKFGVRPDRIIDYLALIGDTVDNVPGVPKCGPKTAVKWLGEYGSLDGVMAAAATIKGVVGQNLRDTLDWLPMGRQLVTIACDVDLSAHMPAGMETLRLRAADPATLGQLYQNYGFRSWLAELKGESTGSDSKKGDTAKATPAAFQPAPQLELRELERNYPCILDVDTLKVWIDKLTAAPIAAVDTETDSLDPMVARIVGISFAVAEGDAAYLPLAHRYPDAPEQIPFDQAIDTLRPWLESDQFAKVGQNLKYDQHVFANHGIQLRGIQDDTLLQSYVLDSTERHNMDDLAARHLGLKTMLYEEVCGKGAKQILFDAVDISIATQYSAEDADVTLRLYHTFAPRLAAETGLNRVYRELEMPVREVLFTMERHGVLVDGAELNRQSHSLGQGMLKLEQEAYELAGQPFNLASPKQIGEILFDKLQLPVIKKTPKGAPSTDEEVLEELAQNYPLPARLLQHRSLAKLKSTYTDKLPLMVNQRTGRVHTNYAQAVAVTGRLASNDPNLQNIPVRTAEGRRVREAFIAPPGHVIVSADYSQIELRIMAHLSGDDGLISAFARGEDIHRATAAEVFGLEVSAVTAEQRRYAKAINFGLIYGMSAFGLAAQLGIERSAAQQFVDRYFQRYPGVADYMQRTRELARSQGYVETWFGRRLWLPEIKSSNAARRAGAERAAINAPMQGTAADLVKLAMLAVQKWIEDEQIESRLVMQVHDELVLEVPEAELDRVKTRLPELMAEVAALRVPLLAEVGVGPSWEAAH comes from the coding sequence ATGACCGCTACGACCCTGTTACTGATCGACGGCTCTTCCTACCTCTATCGCGCATTCCATGCACTGCCGGATCTGCGCAACAGCGCGGGGACACCGACCGGGGCACTGTACGGCATGATTTCCATGCTCAAGCGCCTCCAGAAGGAAATACCCGCCGATTTCGTCGCCTGCGTATTCGACGCGAAAGGCAAAACCTTCCGCGACGACCTGTATCCTGACTATAAAGCGCATCGTCCGCCCATGCCGGATGATCTGCGCGCCCAGATCGAGCCGATCCATCAGGCCGTAGCCGCACTGGGGCTGCCGATTCTGATGGTCGACGGCGTCGAAGCCGACGATGTGATCGGCACACTGGCCCGCCAGGGCGATGCAAGTGGCATGCAGGTCATCATTTCCACGGGCGACAAGGACATGGCCCAATTGGTCACGCCCGGTGTCCGCCTTGTTAACACCATGAGCAACGAAGTCCTGGATGAAGCCGGCGTGGAAGCCAAATTCGGCGTGCGCCCGGATCGCATCATCGACTATCTCGCGCTCATCGGCGACACCGTGGACAATGTGCCCGGCGTACCGAAATGCGGCCCGAAAACAGCGGTCAAATGGCTGGGAGAGTACGGTTCGCTCGATGGCGTCATGGCTGCAGCGGCCACCATCAAGGGCGTGGTGGGCCAGAACCTGCGCGATACACTGGACTGGTTGCCGATGGGGCGCCAACTGGTGACGATCGCCTGCGATGTCGACCTCTCCGCACACATGCCCGCTGGCATGGAGACATTGCGCCTGCGTGCTGCTGATCCTGCAACACTAGGCCAACTGTACCAGAATTATGGCTTCCGTAGCTGGCTGGCCGAACTGAAAGGCGAATCAACTGGCAGCGACAGCAAAAAAGGCGACACTGCCAAGGCAACGCCGGCCGCCTTCCAACCCGCCCCGCAGTTGGAACTGCGCGAACTTGAGCGCAACTATCCCTGCATTCTCGATGTAGACACACTCAAGGTATGGATTGACAAGCTCACCGCCGCGCCAATTGCAGCGGTCGATACCGAAACAGACAGCCTTGACCCGATGGTGGCCCGCATTGTGGGTATCAGCTTCGCCGTAGCAGAAGGGGATGCTGCCTACCTGCCGCTGGCGCACCGCTACCCGGATGCGCCGGAGCAAATCCCCTTCGATCAGGCTATCGACACACTGCGTCCTTGGCTGGAAAGCGATCAGTTCGCCAAGGTTGGCCAGAATCTGAAATATGACCAGCATGTGTTCGCCAATCACGGCATTCAGCTGCGCGGCATTCAGGACGATACGCTACTGCAGAGTTATGTGCTCGACTCCACTGAACGCCACAATATGGACGATCTGGCTGCACGGCATCTGGGCCTGAAAACCATGCTGTACGAAGAAGTGTGCGGCAAAGGTGCCAAGCAGATCCTGTTCGACGCCGTTGATATCAGTATCGCCACACAGTATTCGGCAGAGGATGCCGATGTCACCCTGCGTCTTTATCACACCTTCGCGCCACGTCTGGCCGCAGAAACCGGCCTCAATCGTGTCTACCGCGAGCTGGAAATGCCCGTTCGCGAGGTACTGTTCACTATGGAACGCCACGGCGTTCTCGTAGATGGCGCAGAGCTGAATCGCCAGAGCCATTCGCTGGGTCAGGGTATGCTGAAACTGGAGCAGGAAGCCTACGAATTGGCCGGGCAGCCATTCAATCTGGCCTCCCCCAAGCAGATCGGCGAGATTCTGTTCGACAAGCTGCAACTGCCCGTTATCAAAAAGACGCCCAAGGGCGCGCCGTCGACCGATGAAGAAGTACTGGAAGAGCTGGCGCAGAACTACCCGCTGCCCGCCCGCCTCCTGCAGCACCGCTCGCTGGCCAAACTGAAGTCCACCTACACCGACAAGCTGCCGTTAATGGTGAATCAGCGTACCGGCCGCGTGCATACCAACTATGCGCAGGCAGTCGCCGTGACCGGCCGACTCGCTTCCAACGACCCGAATCTGCAGAACATCCCGGTGCGGACGGCAGAAGGTCGCCGTGTGCGCGAAGCCTTTATCGCCCCGCCCGGCCATGTGATTGTGTCTGCAGATTATTCGCAGATCGAACTGCGCATCATGGCGCATCTGTCGGGGGATGATGGTCTGATCAGCGCGTTTGCACGCGGAGAAGACATCCACCGTGCCACCGCAGCTGAGGTGTTCGGGCTGGAGGTGTCCGCAGTCACCGCCGAACAGCGCCGCTACGCCAAGGCGATCAATTTCGGCCTGATCTACGGCATGAGCGCCTTTGGCCTGGCAGCGCAACTGGGCATCGAGCGCAGCGCCGCCCAGCAATTTGTAGATCGCTATTTCCAGCGCTATCCCGGTGTAGCTGATTATATGCAGCGTACCCGCGAACTGGCGCGCTCGCAGGGCTATGTGGAAACCTGGTTTGGCCGGCGCCTGTGGCTGCCGGAAATCAAATCGTCGAACGCCGCCCGCCGTGCCGGAGCCGAACGTGCGGCCATCAATGCGCCGATGCAGGGCACCGCTGCCGATTTAGTGAAACTGGCAATGCTGGCGGTGCAGAAGTGGATTGAAGATGAACAGATCGAGAGTCGTCTGGTGATGCAGGTACACGATGAACTGGTACTGGAAGTCCCCGAAGCCGAGCTCGACCGCGTGAAGACGCGCCTGCCCGAGCTGATGGCAGAAGTCGCGGCGCTCAGAGTGCCCTTACTGGCGGAAGTTGGTGTCGGCCCAAGCTGGGAAGCTGCACACTAA
- a CDS encoding TIGR00730 family Rossman fold protein, with protein MSLHDKIPSESDPAATAATQAYRAREAWRVFEIMSEFVEATERLQAIQPAVSIFGSARTPRDHPYYALTEEIARRLSDAGFSVISGGGPGIMEAANKGAFYGKSPSVGLNILLPHEQSGNAYQDVSQTFRHFFARKVMFVKNATAYVVMPGGYGTLDELTEALTLIQTRKSRKIPIILVGSAFWSGLMAWIRSTLVDEKMINAEDPDLIQIIDDPAQVVDAIFNFYESRGFALSVAEREMQLSL; from the coding sequence ATGAGCTTGCACGACAAAATACCCAGTGAATCGGACCCGGCAGCGACGGCTGCCACTCAGGCCTATCGCGCGCGCGAGGCCTGGCGCGTCTTTGAAATCATGTCCGAGTTCGTCGAGGCCACCGAGCGCCTGCAGGCGATCCAGCCGGCCGTGAGTATTTTCGGTTCAGCCCGTACGCCGCGCGATCATCCCTACTACGCACTCACCGAAGAAATCGCCCGGCGCCTGTCCGATGCAGGCTTCTCGGTGATTTCGGGTGGCGGGCCGGGGATCATGGAGGCGGCGAATAAAGGCGCATTTTACGGAAAATCGCCCTCGGTTGGGTTGAATATCCTGCTGCCGCACGAACAAAGCGGCAATGCCTATCAGGATGTGAGCCAGACTTTCCGCCACTTTTTTGCGCGCAAAGTGATGTTTGTGAAAAATGCCACAGCCTATGTGGTGATGCCGGGCGGATACGGTACGCTGGACGAACTGACCGAAGCACTGACCCTCATCCAGACCCGTAAGTCGCGCAAGATTCCCATTATTCTGGTGGGCAGCGCGTTCTGGAGTGGACTGATGGCGTGGATACGTTCCACCCTCGTCGACGAAAAGATGATCAATGCGGAAGATCCTGATTTGATTCAGATCATCGACGATCCGGCGCAAGTGGTGGATGCTATTTTCAACTTCTATGAAAGCCGCGGATTTGCCCTGAGTGTGGCCGAACGCGAAATGCAGCTGAGTCTGTAG
- a CDS encoding DUF2782 domain-containing protein — translation MKIWMAVLTAMLAAHVSAADVPVGQADRVDPKKTTVPPPPPMPKEPAQAAVPDADKVAADKPVTTIVERENTKFTEYRVAGRLYMIKVEPKVGPAYYLYDENGSGLRPVTAPDNGQHLSPPRWVLFTF, via the coding sequence ATGAAGATCTGGATGGCTGTATTGACTGCCATGCTGGCAGCGCATGTGAGTGCAGCGGATGTGCCGGTTGGTCAGGCAGACCGGGTCGATCCTAAAAAGACGACCGTACCGCCGCCGCCCCCGATGCCAAAGGAACCCGCACAAGCCGCGGTGCCGGATGCGGACAAAGTTGCTGCTGATAAGCCGGTCACCACCATTGTCGAGCGCGAAAACACTAAGTTCACCGAATACCGCGTGGCGGGTCGCCTGTACATGATCAAGGTCGAGCCCAAAGTGGGTCCTGCCTATTATCTGTACGATGAAAACGGGTCGGGTTTACGTCCGGTGACCGCGCCGGATAACGGCCAGCATCTGTCGCCGCCGCGCTGGGTGCTGTTTACCTTCTAA